GTATCTTTGTGCTTCATACCCAGCGTTTCGAGCATCCAGCGATCGTGCACGTTATTTTCTTTGGTATCTCCTTGCACGTATTTCTTCGGCATCAATACCGAACTGAACTCGATGGGTGGGTCATATTTTCCTTTAGCAAAAGCAGCTTCTGCTTCAGCTGAGCCGACAGTTCCCGGCGTATTATTACCATTGTCACTGCCTGTCTCGCCACTGCCGCACGCAGTGATCGTGATGAGCGCGATAACCATGAGCAGTGACCACCATGTTTTTAATTTGATCATTGTTCAATCCCCCTACGGTGTATGATCTTTACAGTGTAACTGTACCAATTTGGGCGGGAGGGCATCTATATGAGTTTTTTAGTTTTGATAGGACTCTATTAGTGAATGTGCAAAAAGATCGGTTTTCAGTCATGTTATTTATGCTGGTCTCGGTATTCCTGAGGCGTAACGCCGAATTGGCGTTTGAACACTTTGATAAAATAAGCCGGGTCCATATAGCCAATCTCCATGCTGATTTCGTACACTTTTTTGGTGGTCGTGACCAGCTTGTGACAGGCCCGATCCATACGTAGGCGCGAGATATAATCACTGATGCCTTCGCCCGTTTCGATCTTATAGATTTTGGACAAATGGGTCGGGTGCAGATTGACATGGTCAGCGAGCACACGCAAAGACACATCCAGATGCAGGTTCTTATCTGTAAAATCCTGAATCTTCTTCACATACTCGGAACGGATGTCCTTGATCTCGTTGGACGTGCCTTCCTTGAGTTTGCCAAGCACACTGAGCGACCATTTCCGAAGTTTGCTGATGGTAGCGAAAACTTCCCCACTTTGCAAATCCTCGACATCGTTTCCCATTAAAGTGGTCAGAGTCAGCTTGTTCCGGTGGGCAATATTGGTGAATGAAGCCGTAATAAGAAAACCTGCCTCCATACAGTGCTCCCATGATTCCGACCATTTCTCATCCAGTTCAGCGCAGACCGCGCGTATTTTCTCTTCCGCTGCATCCCACTGTCCGCTTTCTAGTAAACTAATAAAGGTAGGCGGGGTGTACAGCACGTCCAAGGGACCTTGTGCCGCAGGTGTCTCGACATCGCTGACACGCATGACAAATTCGCGTTCATCGCCAACGATCTGCCGGAAATAGGCGGAAGCCTGACGGAAGCGATCGTAGAGCTGATCCGGAAAGGTGAACCACTCAGTGATAACGATGGAGAGGGAGCCTTTCAGAAATTGTTTTACTTTGGATTGAAGCTGAATGGACAGCTTCTCCAGCATGGTTTCTTTGCCAATATCGCCTTTCCGTTCTTTCAACTGAAGTAAAAACACCAGATATCCGTGCTCCTCCTTCACGCCCCACACTTCCATAAACTCACCCATAATCTCTTCCGCCATATTGATGATCGCATATTCGATCAGGGTCTGATCATTGCTGTCATAGTGTCCGAATTCTTCTTCCAAACGAACCAACATTAATGCGGCATCCCCGGTATGAAAGGGCAGAGCGTAATTGGCTAGCTTCCGATCCCATTCCGCAGCGGCGATTCGTTGTCCCTGCAAAGCCCCTAGGAGCAGTCGTCCCCGCAAATGGGGGAGATTCTCTCGCAACGTAAACTGCGTTCGTGTCAGTGAACTGACCAGTTCCCATTCGTTGTTCAATTGATCGATGGCCTTCTGAACGGCCCCCATTAATTCATCGTCAGTTGGGGGCTTGAGCAGATAGTCCACGGCCTCGAACTGAATGGCTTTTTTGGCGTAATCAAATTCGGAATACCCGGATAACAGAATACATTTTATTTTTTTGTCCCGGATGCGGATGCGTTCAATTAGTTCAATGCCCGTCATTTCAGGCATCTGGATGTCCGAGATCACGATATCGATGGGGTGGGTGTCGATCATTTGTAGTGCTTCGTGTGCCGAGTATGCTTTATGCACATGTTCGATGCCCAGCGTATGCCAGGGCTTGGTCATGGACAGGTTATCGACCCAGTGTGCTTCATCGTCTACGATCATCATTTGCATGGTTATATTGTCTCCTTGGTGGTTGAACGCAGACATCTGTACACTTGCCACTCCGATGACAGAACAACCTTCCGATCGCTGTTATCCCCAGATTTATTGAATGAATTTTATAATGTGTAAATCTGGTGATAAAGGCGAACGCTTTGCTTCTTCAGGTTTTTTCTGCCCTCTGCGTTATCGTGTAAGTGATCTTGTTCAAAATTAAATCGTCAATTTATTGTTTGTATTAACTTAAATTCGTATCGGTATTACCTTTATCGGAATCTGTGTCCTCTTTTGGTATCTCCCAGATGATTTCGGTTCGGAATCCGCCTAGTGGGGATGGGCCGAATAGGAGGTAGGAATGACTGCCGAACAGGTGCGTGATTCGTTGGTGCGTATTCCAAAGGCCGCAGCCCATTTCTTCCTGTAAAGGTTCCTGCATCTTCAGGTTCAATGCCTCGTACTGTTCCGGGCTTAAGCCTGGTCCATCGTCGTCGATGTATATCCTGCCAAAACCATTCAAGCGCTCCCCGGTAATTCGAATCTCCCCGGAAGAATAGGACTTCGCCACGCCGTGTATCACGGAATTCTCGACCATCGGCTGAAGCATTAATCGAGGTACCGACTGGGAGAGCATGTCCTCAGGAATATCGATATGATACTCAATTCGACCATTGCGCAGCTTCTGGATATCCAGATAGTTGATCAGCAGCTTGATCTCTTCCTGAAGCGAAGATGTCTCTTTTTCCATACGGGTGGTATAGCGGTAGTAGGCACTAAGATTATGCGCCATGGAGACCACGGCTTGCTCGTCCTTCATCTGGGCCATGTTGATGATATAACCTAGACAATTATATAGGAAATGCGGATTGATCTGCGCTTGTAATTGCTTAAGCGTAGCTTCCCTGGCTCTAATTTTCTCATGGAATACATTCTCGATCAGATCTTGAATCTGATGGGACATATCGTTGAATCGGCGGAACAGGAATGAGAACTCATTCTGGTTTTTGCTATGCAGTCTGACAGAATAATCCCCTTGCTCTACGCGGCGTAAGCCTTTGATCAGCTTTTTGATCGGATATTGCACATTCCGGTACAGCAGGATAGACGCAGAGATGCCCACCACCAGCAGCAAAATCATACAGGTGTAGAACAGATTCTGACTCAGCGAGATGGGTTTCAAAATCTGATACAGCGGGATCACGTCCACCAGATGCCAATCCAGATAAGTGGACTTCACCGAGCTAACCAGATATTTTTTCCCGTTCAGCTTCACGACATCTTGGGTGGTATCTTCTGGAGAGTGTGTATCCAGATACTGAATGAGTTCTGCGGATAATTGCTTGTCCGCGCTGCGATTGAGAATGGGTGAATTTCCTTTGTGATACAAGAAAGGATCGCCTTGTCCGCCCGCTTTATACGTATCCAGCATATTTTGAATGTTCTCGTAACTGAAGCTGGCTTCAATCACCAGATTACTTCCCGTGAGCATCCCCGGCTGTGCCAAGGAATCGGTATAGAACCAATAGAAGGATTGCAGCTTGTCTTTTGATTCCGCACCCTGATCCCCATAGGTCCATTGTCCGCTCATATTTTTTTTCAAATACGCTTCATCATATCCTGTGGTTCGATTGTAGTTGGCGATGACATCCTTATTCTGCTGTGAATGCACTGCATATCGAGTAGGCCATATATCCGTAACGCCGGTTTGCAGCATCATCTTCTCTTGTATCACATAACGGGTCTGCATCCGGTCATACCGATCATCCCACATATTGAGGCCGTTGAATGCTCTGACATTGGGATCTCGGGAGAGAATCAGGCTGAAATCCATCATCTGGTTGATGCGGGAGTCGATCTGACTGGACAAAAACGTAAGTTGTTTCGTATTGGATATCTGCAGTTCTTTGCTGACGACATCATAGGTGACGTTATTCGAGTAGGTGTACATGATTAGAATGGGGATGAACAAGACCACAATTAATAAGTTTATTTTGGCAAACAGACTGAATCGGGATCGGGTCTTACCTTGAAAAAACATGAAGCGCTTCCATATATGCATAAAAAGTCTCCTTCTAATTCGTGTGTAAACAACTTCTTCCTAGGATGGCCCTAACAAAACACTATCAAGCCTAACAATGTTATATAGCAGACCTCAGTATGGCTTGATACTATTTATATCAGAGAACCCCATCACACACAAAAACTTTTTTTGGGAACAGGAGCAGTGCTATGGAGGCTAAATTGGAGGGTAAGCGGGTCCCGCAGGCAAACGTTGGGAACAAGCTGGAACAAAAGAGAAAAAAACGCTACAAACAGCCATGGATTCTGCACTTCATGGTGTTGCCGGCGGCCATTATGGTCTTTATATTTTCATACATTCCGATGTCCGGGATTTTGATGGCATTTCAGGATTATAAACCTGCACTTGGATTTTTCAATTCCGAATGGGTAGGACTGAAGCACTTTAGGTACATGTGGGAAAATGATTATTTCCTGCAAATTACGTGGAACACGCTATTTTTTGCCTGTACGAAGATCGTCATGAATCTGATCATTCCGTTTATCTTTGCCTTATTGCTCAACGAGGTACGGAAGATGGCACTGAAGAGAACGATTCAAACACTCGTGTATCTTCCTCACTTTCTGTCTTGGGTTACGTTGTCAGGCATCCTGATCGACATTTTGGCCCAGACGGGTATTGTCAATCAGTTCTTGGTTTCCGTATTTGGTATCAAGCCGATCTTCTTCCTGGGGGATGGCAGCTGGTTCCGATTCACGATTATTGCGAGTGATGTCTGGAAAGAGTTTGGTTTCAACACAATTATCTTCCTCGCGGCACTGTCCGGCATTAACCCTGCACTTTATGAAGCAGCTGAAGTGGATGGAGCAGGACGCTGGAAGCAAACGATGTATATTACCATCCCGGCACTGATTCCCATTGGGATCGTAATCGCAACGCTGGCACTGGGTAATGTGCTTAACGCCAACTTTGACCAGATATTTAACTTATATAGTCCGTTGATTTACCAACAAGGTGATATTATCGATACGTTTGTGTATAGAGAAGGTCTGTTAAGTGGACAGTTCAGTTTCGCTACCGCCGTGAATCTGTTCAAATCGGTCATTAGCCTGATCCTGATTGTGATCTCGTACCGACTGGCTTACCGATTCGCCGGATACCGAATTTTCTAGAAAGGAGGACGAACGAATGTATCATAAAACGATGCCTTACCGCATATTCAGCATATTCAACAATGTGTTACTGACCCTGCTTTCCCTGCTCTGCTTGCTGCCTTTGTATCACTTACTTATGGTATCTCTTAGCGCATCTGCACCTGCGAATGCTGGTCTCGTCACGTTCTGGCCGATCGGGTTTACACTGGAGGCGTATGCGAAGACATTTGCCAATACCAACTTCCTCTCCTCCTTGTGGGTATCTGTGGAGCGGACGGTACTCGGTACAGGACTTGCGTTAATTGTTAATACGCTTGCAGCCTATGCACTCTCCAAAGAGACGCGGGTGTTCCGCGCACGTAACATCTATCTGTGGTATTTTGTCATCACGATGCTGTTCAGCGGTGGCCTCATTCCGGGGTATATCCTGATTCTGAAGCTGGGACTGATGAACACATTGCTGGCCTTGATCCTGCCGGGATTGGTTGCGGTGTTTAACATCATTCTGTTGCTGAATTTCTTCCGTACCGTTCCGAAGGATCTGGAAGAAGCGGCATTTATCGATGGCGCAGGGCACTTTAAAACGTTTATCAAAATCTATCTGCCTGTCTCGGTCCCCGTTATTGCAACGGTTTCCCTCTTCATGATGGTTGGGCATTGGAACGCGTACTTTGACGGGATTATCTACATCCGTGATGCGGAAAAACTTCCACTCGCGACATTCATGCAGACGATCATCGTGCAGGCCGATATGTCGAAGCTTGATCCAGAAGCGGTGAAGAACCTGTCCCAACGGACCATTCGGGCTTCGCAGATCTTTATCAGCGCACTGCCGATCCTGCTTGTGTATCCATTCCTGCAAAGGTACTTTGTAACGGGGATCGTAGTTGGTGCTGTGAAGGAGTAGTTGAATGTAGGGGTTAGGATAGGGATGTGAAAAAGGAGTCACTGAACTGGGGAAGGCCAGGGAGGTGGCTTCTTTTTTGTGTGTGGAAAAAGAACGTTGCATATATGTAGTGTATTACCTTTATTTGAATAAAATGGTACGATGATAGCTGATTGAAAGTTATCTTTATTATTCATATCAGAGGGTGTGTACGAAGTGAAAAAAATGATAATCGTTACCTTGGTTTTGTCGTTAGTAAGTGCTTCTCTTGCTTTTGCAGCGACAGACGCATCACAGAAGATAAGTATAGTTTTGAATGGAAAAGAACTAAAGACCAGAGCAGGGACAGAAGTCCAAATAATTGACAATCATGTTTATATCCCGGCCAGTGTTCTTCGTGATGCAAGATTTGCGGTAGAGTATAAGAATTCCAAGCTTAATCTGATTAACAGCTATTTTCGATATACCCGAAATTTAATGGAGATGCATGTTATGAATCAAGTTTTTACAACTCGATTCAACAAGATTGATCAGGAAATAGTCAATATTTTGGGCAAAGTGATGCTGGAGGACCCGGTAGATTCCTCGAATTTACAAGAGTACATGGAGGAAGCTCGGTCCAATGCAGTAATCCGGCCTGAAGTTTTTACTCCTGTGCAGGATTACAACTCGTTTGATTTTGGATCTGCCAGACAAAGTGTTGAAGAATATCAAAAAGCAATTCAAGAGTTAATGGCTTATGTGGGAACCAAAGATAAGAAAAAACTAAAGTCATTTTACGAAAAGAGAAAACAGGCACTTGAATTTTATAACTCATATACCAATACCTATGATCTTATTTTCAAAGCAAGTTTTTCAAGTGCAGTCAAATAGCGGGGAACGGGTCCTGATTTCAAATTCAGATTTCTGGTCTGTATATGTATCAAGTGATTTTGAATTGAACTTTCTGGTTTATGTCGCCAGATCATATGGCATCTAAATTGGAATATAATGTAAAAAAGGAGTGACTTCCCATCAATCCGAAACTTGATAAAAGTGCACAACGCTTCATTAAGGAATTCATTCGCAAATTCAATCAGCAAGTATTAGAATTTGATTCAAATAAGAGGAGATTAATTAAAGAAAAAGAAATAATCAACACCATAAATTATATTTATTCCATGAATAAAGAGAACTTTAAAGAGGTCCATAAACATTTAAATGAAGAGTTAACGCTTGCTCTCGTTGGATTGACATATACAACTTATTTTAGTTTAGCTGTAAATCAGGAAGATCATAAAAATCCAATGCTAGATGATTTTTCAGACGTAACGTTTGAGAATATGACCCCGAGCTCCCTCTACCAAAGTATGATTACAACCATTAGTAACCATGTATTAGCTATTATTAGACTAGTAGAGCTGGGGTTGGACACTTCAGCAAGAGCGTTAATTAGAGTATTAGCTGAAACTATTTTTATCTTTATCATTGTGTTTTCAAGTAAAGAGCATTTCGATAATTACCGCAACGGAATGAATGATGAAGACGCTGATTCTATATGGTATAGATTATTTGCTAAAAAGAGGATGCAAGTAGAACTTAAGAAAATTGAAAAAAGAATTGGCTTGCCTGAAGAAATTGTTAGTGAGATAAATAAAATTAGAACATCAATTTATAAGGAATTTTCTAGTGTGGTCCATTCGTCGGCGTATACAAGTATCTTAGGTTCTTATGCGTTTGATTTTAATAATGATCAGTTACAAATAGGCGTCGGAGGAAAAGCATCAAAAGCCTCTAAAAATACTTTATCTACGTTGAATTGGTTATTATTCTACTTTTCACTAATGACTAAAGGGGTATTAAACAACCTTTTTGAATTCAAGCCTCGGTCAGATAACGAGATATGGAGAGTTGTTTTTCCTATAAGAGAATGTTTTATTGAATTGTATCTTAAAATCACATATAAAGATGAATATGAGAGCATTTCGAGTAGGATCACATAGAATCGTGACATAATGAATTTGTTTTGGTGCTAAACTGAATATTAATTAAGATCTCTTAACAATATATTTAAGAGACGTAAAGTGAAACTTCAATGATTAGTGTATGTTTACTAAGTGGTATAATATCATCAAACGATAGGAGGAATGACTATGAAATGGCAAGAGGTTCAACAAATTTTCCCAAATCAATTTGTGAAGTTTGAAGTTCTTCATTCTGAAGAGACGGAGAATCAAGAAGTTATAAATGAGGTCGCTGTGATCGGTCCTGTAAGCGATGAAAAAGCAACCCAAGAATTACTGAATAGCCGGGATAATACCTTGGTCTATCATACTTCCAAAGATCAAGTCATTGTTAAGGTACGGAAGAATGTAGGTTTAAGGAGAAAATTGTAAATGAAAATTGAATATAGAGAGGGACTGTTATTCACTGAACTAACAATCCTTTTTAACGGAAATAGAAAAAGGATCAATAACATAGTTATTGATACGGGAGCAAGTCATACCTTGATTTCACAGGATGAAGTAGACGATATTGGCATTCTAGTTGGGGTAGAGGATGAGATTATAACAAGTTACGGAATTGGCGGTAAGGAACATGCTTTTAGTAAGCGTGTCGAGGGAATACAGGTGGGAGATTTTGTTTTAAGGGATATTCCAATAGATTTCACTTCATTTAAATATCATAATATTAACGGTTTATTAGGACTGGACATACTTATAGAAGGCAAATTCAATGTAGATCTAGAAAACTTTAAACTATATCATCTATAAATCTAAGATAAAAGTATATTTTTAATAATTGGAAATTGGAACGAAGCCCGTTGCCTATAGTATGCTGCCCCTGCTATAATTTCGATATATCTATCGTATTGGGGGTTATGACGTGGCAATATGGATAATGCCGGATTGCTCGTTCGCTAGAAAGCCTTACGCAAAGCCTGAATAGGGGCGGACTTTGTGTAGGGCGCGACAAAAATGAGATTGTTGCCCTGGAATCTACATTAACATAACGTTTCATCCCACAGGCTTTGCACCTTATTTGTTCTTCCAATAAAAATAAGGGGCTGAACGCCATGCAAACACCATTTATTCAGAATCATCAATTCAATTATATTCAAAAACAAGCTGATTTCCTGCTCAAAACGCTACGCTCGGTTGTGGATCCAAAAGTATTGGAAACCGTCCGTTATACAGTCGGCACAAATGCGGTGAGCATCTTCGATGAACTCACTCCGGAGCAGAAGCAACTGTTGGAGCAGTTATCCACGTATGAGACGACACATGAATTGCAGACGTATCTGAACGGGCTGGAATCATATCTGATTCCATATCCGCAAGTATCAGCGAAGCAGATTCTGAAGCTTTTTCCTAAAGCGAAGAAGCTTAAAGTGCCCGATCTCGAATCCATCGATTACGCACGTACTACCTATCTGAGATGGACTGACATTGCGACGAGCCGTTTGTTCATCGTGTACCCGTATGAAGGCAGATTCCTCGGTATCGAGGGACGGATTACACCCACGAACAAAAAAGGGTACTGCATGTTCTGTCATCGTCATCAGGAGCTCGGATTCTTCAATGTGAAGACCAAGGCTCATTCGCCAGATAACTTTTCTTCCATTGCCCAGTACGTATGCATGGATAACACAGCTTGCAACCATAGCATCACTGATATCACTATGCTGGAGAAGTTTCTTCTCTCGACAGTAAAATAATGCAAGACACGCAAGCAGGGTCGCTCTACGGAGCGACCCTGCTTGCGTGTTCAAGCGTTGTGATTCGATATTGAACGTACCACAAACTTCAGAATTCATAGTCGGGTCATACCTTTTTTCTCATACCATCATGGAGTCGGAATATCGTTGGCATAGTTCAGTCCCAAGTGATGTGCATGGTTCAGCAGTACTTCATAGTGCTCAGGCTTGGATTCCAATGTTTCATATAAAAACTCAACCCTCGATTGGGACACGCCGCAGTAATCGGCAATCCCCACATTGAGCAGGTTGGCGATCGATTGACCATAGTTGCGCTTCTGCACCTGTTCTTCCGTCACACCCGAAAGAGCGATCCACAATATCTGCTGATGAGGGAGCTTGTTCGCGCCATAGGCAAATCCGTTGTTCATGACACGATCTACATAACCTTTCAACATGGCTGGCAGATGCCACCACCAGAGAGGAAACACAAAAGCCACAGCATCGTGTTTCTTCAATCGCTTCATTTCGGTTTCAACCTCAGGCGAGAATACCTGATTTTCTTGGGTATAGTCTGGTTCATCCATCTCTCGGAGAATTGGGTCGAAGCCAATCCCATGCAAATCCAATATCTCATAACCGTGACCAGCATCGGTAAGACCCTGTGCAAAACGTTGAGCTACCTGAAAGGTCAAGGAGTCTTTTCTGGGGTGGGACACTACAACGAGTACGTTCATCTTATCTTTCACTACCTTTCTGAATTGCAGTCTTGTAGCCATAAATCAGTGGCTGATGCTATTATAAACAGGTATGAAAACATCTGGAAGTACGCACTTTGATGTTCTATAAGAAGAATGAAGTGCTATAGGAACATCAAAGTACCCTAAATGGATGCCTCGAAATGGGCTTAAATAATAGAAAGAAGAGCAGCAAAAAGTTTATATTTTCACTTGGGATACAGTCTAATTATGGAGGGGTTCAAAAATGACAGAACATGGAGAAACGAGTGCTCCAAAAAAATATAAAGTAGGCGTGGAAGCGGCCTTGGAAGTAATGGGTGGGAAGTGGAAGCCTTT
This Paenibacillus xylanexedens DNA region includes the following protein-coding sequences:
- a CDS encoding response regulator transcription factor is translated as MQMMIVDDEAHWVDNLSMTKPWHTLGIEHVHKAYSAHEALQMIDTHPIDIVISDIQMPEMTGIELIERIRIRDKKIKCILLSGYSEFDYAKKAIQFEAVDYLLKPPTDDELMGAVQKAIDQLNNEWELVSSLTRTQFTLRENLPHLRGRLLLGALQGQRIAAAEWDRKLANYALPFHTGDAALMLVRLEEEFGHYDSNDQTLIEYAIINMAEEIMGEFMEVWGVKEEHGYLVFLLQLKERKGDIGKETMLEKLSIQLQSKVKQFLKGSLSIVITEWFTFPDQLYDRFRQASAYFRQIVGDEREFVMRVSDVETPAAQGPLDVLYTPPTFISLLESGQWDAAEEKIRAVCAELDEKWSESWEHCMEAGFLITASFTNIAHRNKLTLTTLMGNDVEDLQSGEVFATISKLRKWSLSVLGKLKEGTSNEIKDIRSEYVKKIQDFTDKNLHLDVSLRVLADHVNLHPTHLSKIYKIETGEGISDYISRLRMDRACHKLVTTTKKVYEISMEIGYMDPAYFIKVFKRQFGVTPQEYRDQHK
- a CDS encoding sensor histidine kinase: MHIWKRFMFFQGKTRSRFSLFAKINLLIVVLFIPILIMYTYSNNVTYDVVSKELQISNTKQLTFLSSQIDSRINQMMDFSLILSRDPNVRAFNGLNMWDDRYDRMQTRYVIQEKMMLQTGVTDIWPTRYAVHSQQNKDVIANYNRTTGYDEAYLKKNMSGQWTYGDQGAESKDKLQSFYWFYTDSLAQPGMLTGSNLVIEASFSYENIQNMLDTYKAGGQGDPFLYHKGNSPILNRSADKQLSAELIQYLDTHSPEDTTQDVVKLNGKKYLVSSVKSTYLDWHLVDVIPLYQILKPISLSQNLFYTCMILLLVVGISASILLYRNVQYPIKKLIKGLRRVEQGDYSVRLHSKNQNEFSFLFRRFNDMSHQIQDLIENVFHEKIRAREATLKQLQAQINPHFLYNCLGYIINMAQMKDEQAVVSMAHNLSAYYRYTTRMEKETSSLQEEIKLLINYLDIQKLRNGRIEYHIDIPEDMLSQSVPRLMLQPMVENSVIHGVAKSYSSGEIRITGERLNGFGRIYIDDDGPGLSPEQYEALNLKMQEPLQEEMGCGLWNTHQRITHLFGSHSYLLFGPSPLGGFRTEIIWEIPKEDTDSDKGNTDTNLS
- a CDS encoding ABC transporter permease; amino-acid sequence: MVLPAAIMVFIFSYIPMSGILMAFQDYKPALGFFNSEWVGLKHFRYMWENDYFLQITWNTLFFACTKIVMNLIIPFIFALLLNEVRKMALKRTIQTLVYLPHFLSWVTLSGILIDILAQTGIVNQFLVSVFGIKPIFFLGDGSWFRFTIIASDVWKEFGFNTIIFLAALSGINPALYEAAEVDGAGRWKQTMYITIPALIPIGIVIATLALGNVLNANFDQIFNLYSPLIYQQGDIIDTFVYREGLLSGQFSFATAVNLFKSVISLILIVISYRLAYRFAGYRIF
- a CDS encoding carbohydrate ABC transporter permease, giving the protein MYHKTMPYRIFSIFNNVLLTLLSLLCLLPLYHLLMVSLSASAPANAGLVTFWPIGFTLEAYAKTFANTNFLSSLWVSVERTVLGTGLALIVNTLAAYALSKETRVFRARNIYLWYFVITMLFSGGLIPGYILILKLGLMNTLLALILPGLVAVFNIILLLNFFRTVPKDLEEAAFIDGAGHFKTFIKIYLPVSVPVIATVSLFMMVGHWNAYFDGIIYIRDAEKLPLATFMQTIIVQADMSKLDPEAVKNLSQRTIRASQIFISALPILLVYPFLQRYFVTGIVVGAVKE
- a CDS encoding retropepsin-like aspartic protease, with amino-acid sequence MKIEYREGLLFTELTILFNGNRKRINNIVIDTGASHTLISQDEVDDIGILVGVEDEIITSYGIGGKEHAFSKRVEGIQVGDFVLRDIPIDFTSFKYHNINGLLGLDILIEGKFNVDLENFKLYHL
- a CDS encoding FusB/FusC family EF-G-binding protein, whose amino-acid sequence is MQTPFIQNHQFNYIQKQADFLLKTLRSVVDPKVLETVRYTVGTNAVSIFDELTPEQKQLLEQLSTYETTHELQTYLNGLESYLIPYPQVSAKQILKLFPKAKKLKVPDLESIDYARTTYLRWTDIATSRLFIVYPYEGRFLGIEGRITPTNKKGYCMFCHRHQELGFFNVKTKAHSPDNFSSIAQYVCMDNTACNHSITDITMLEKFLLSTVK
- a CDS encoding NAD(P)H oxidoreductase, translating into MNVLVVVSHPRKDSLTFQVAQRFAQGLTDAGHGYEILDLHGIGFDPILREMDEPDYTQENQVFSPEVETEMKRLKKHDAVAFVFPLWWWHLPAMLKGYVDRVMNNGFAYGANKLPHQQILWIALSGVTEEQVQKRNYGQSIANLLNVGIADYCGVSQSRVEFLYETLESKPEHYEVLLNHAHHLGLNYANDIPTP